The following proteins come from a genomic window of Nostoc sp. TCL26-01:
- the rpoD gene encoding RNA polymerase sigma factor RpoD has product MNQANNVLDSIYQPDLEMMNQPDIELEDLLIEEDEDLLLADEGEIDEFLEPQSDEDDAKSGKAAKSRRRTQSKKKHYTEDSIRLYLQEIGRIRLLRADEEIELARKIADLLELERIRERLSEKLERDPRDSEWAEAVQLPLSAFRYRLHIGRRAKDKMVQSNLRLVVSIAKKYMNRGLSFQDLIQEGSLGLIRAAEKFDHEKGYKFSTYATWWIRQAITRAIADQSRTIRLPVHLYETISRIKKTTKLLSQEMGRKPTEEEIATRMEMTIEKLRFIAKSAQLPISLETPIGKEEDSRLGDFIESDGETPEDQVSKNLLREDLEKVLDSLSPRERDVLRLRYGLDDGRMKTLEEIGQIFNVTRERIRQIEAKALRKLRHPNRNSVLKEYIR; this is encoded by the coding sequence ATGAACCAGGCTAACAACGTACTCGACAGCATTTATCAGCCTGACCTAGAAATGATGAATCAGCCTGATATCGAGTTAGAGGACCTCTTGATAGAAGAAGACGAGGACTTGTTACTCGCTGATGAAGGCGAAATCGATGAGTTTTTAGAGCCTCAGTCTGATGAGGACGACGCAAAGTCTGGAAAAGCCGCTAAATCGCGTCGTCGGACACAAAGCAAGAAAAAGCACTACACCGAAGATTCGATTCGTTTGTATCTGCAAGAAATTGGACGAATTCGCCTATTACGAGCAGATGAAGAAATTGAGTTGGCGCGGAAAATTGCTGATTTACTGGAATTAGAAAGGATTCGGGAAAGACTATCAGAGAAGTTGGAACGCGATCCTCGTGACAGTGAATGGGCCGAAGCTGTACAACTACCATTGTCAGCGTTTCGATATCGTCTGCACATTGGTCGCCGCGCTAAAGACAAGATGGTGCAATCGAACTTGCGCCTTGTAGTGTCAATTGCCAAGAAGTACATGAATCGCGGCTTGTCATTCCAAGACTTGATTCAAGAAGGCAGTCTTGGTTTGATCCGTGCGGCTGAGAAGTTTGACCACGAAAAAGGTTATAAGTTCTCCACCTACGCTACATGGTGGATTCGTCAGGCAATTACTAGAGCGATCGCTGACCAATCCCGGACAATCCGTCTACCAGTTCACCTCTACGAAACCATCTCCCGCATCAAGAAAACCACTAAGTTGCTGTCTCAAGAAATGGGACGCAAGCCGACAGAAGAAGAAATCGCCACTCGTATGGAAATGACCATCGAGAAACTACGGTTTATCGCTAAATCTGCCCAATTACCAATCTCGTTAGAAACACCCATTGGTAAAGAAGAAGATTCCCGCTTAGGTGATTTCATCGAATCCGATGGCGAAACCCCAGAAGACCAAGTTTCTAAAAATCTTCTCCGTGAAGACTTAGAAAAAGTCCTCGACAGCCTCAGCCCTCGTGAACGTGATGTCCTCAGACTCCGTTATGGTTTAGATGATGGTCGGATGAAGACTTTAGAAGAAATTGGACAAATATTTAACGTTACTCGTGAACGGATTCGGCAAATTGAAGCTAAAGCCCTACGTAAATTACGCCATCCCAACCGCAACAGTGTTCTTAAAGAATATATTCGCTAG
- a CDS encoding chlorophyll a/b-binding protein, whose amino-acid sequence MTDTTKFSAPVVEDRNAWRWGFTPQAEIWNGRLAMIGFLAAALIELFSGQGFLHFWGIL is encoded by the coding sequence ATGACAGACACAACAAAATTCTCTGCTCCCGTAGTTGAAGACCGTAATGCTTGGCGCTGGGGATTTACCCCCCAAGCAGAAATCTGGAATGGTCGTTTAGCAATGATCGGCTTTTTAGCAGCCGCATTGATTGAACTATTTTCTGGTCAAGGTTTTTTACACTTCTGGGGCATTCTCTAA
- the dprA gene encoding DNA-processing protein DprA → MAEERAYWLAWTKISGIGPVLLRRLQQHFGSLATAWNATKAQLGEVEGFGVQTLEKTIQQRSRLDPEKFLSQHEQENPYFWTPADTDYPRLLLETPSPPPILYYRGEVDLSENLAHKPLVGIVGTRQPTEYGIRWTRQISTALAKNGFTVVSGMAEGIDTVSHSAAMKAGGRTIAVLGTGVDVIYPHKNRDLYQQILTAGLVVSEYPAKTPPDRTHFPRRNRIIAGLSRAILVMEAPIKSGALITATYANDFGRDVYALPGRLDDHPSQGCLKLLNQGASLILKELDELLKMLGAIPQLDLVDKSPIPEHLSLPNLSPELQQVLDVIACDALPFDLIIQQTGMNAGSVSSTLLQLELMGLVSQLPGMRYQKS, encoded by the coding sequence GTGGCAGAAGAAAGAGCGTATTGGCTGGCTTGGACAAAGATTTCGGGCATTGGGCCGGTTTTGTTGCGAAGACTCCAGCAGCATTTTGGTAGTTTAGCTACAGCTTGGAACGCCACCAAAGCTCAGTTGGGAGAAGTTGAGGGTTTTGGTGTGCAGACATTAGAGAAGACTATACAACAGCGATCGCGTCTTGATCCAGAAAAATTCCTCAGCCAACACGAACAAGAAAATCCCTATTTCTGGACACCAGCCGATACAGACTATCCCCGCTTGCTTTTGGAAACCCCCAGTCCACCGCCAATTTTGTACTATCGCGGGGAAGTAGACCTGTCAGAAAATCTGGCACACAAACCCTTAGTTGGCATTGTGGGAACGCGCCAACCCACAGAATATGGTATCCGGTGGACTCGGCAAATTAGCACAGCTTTAGCCAAAAATGGCTTCACAGTAGTTTCTGGGATGGCGGAGGGAATTGATACAGTCAGTCACAGCGCCGCTATGAAAGCGGGTGGACGTACAATCGCTGTTTTAGGTACAGGTGTCGATGTCATCTATCCCCACAAAAACCGGGATTTGTATCAGCAAATTCTAACTGCTGGTTTAGTCGTCAGTGAATATCCCGCCAAAACTCCACCAGATCGCACTCATTTCCCCCGCCGTAATAGAATCATTGCTGGGTTAAGTCGTGCCATTTTAGTCATGGAAGCACCTATCAAGTCCGGTGCTTTAATTACAGCTACCTATGCTAATGATTTTGGTAGAGATGTTTACGCCCTACCAGGAAGACTCGATGATCATCCATCCCAAGGCTGTTTAAAGTTACTTAATCAAGGTGCTTCTTTAATTCTCAAAGAACTAGATGAATTGTTAAAAATGCTAGGAGCAATACCACAGCTGGATTTAGTAGATAAATCACCAATACCTGAGCATTTAAGCTTACCAAATCTATCGCCAGAACTGCAACAAGTACTTGATGTTATCGCTTGTGATGCTTTACCTTTTGATTTAATTATTCAACAAACAGGTATGAATGCTGGTTCAGTTTCCAGTACTTTATTACAGTTGGAATTGATGGGTTTGGTTTCCCAACTTCCGGGAATGCGATATCAAAAATCATAA
- a CDS encoding antitoxin, translating into MNTAKLSTNDDNQSVILPKEYIFSGNEVYIKKIGNAVVLISKENPWETLIDSLNQFSDDFMETREQTHATERED; encoded by the coding sequence ATGAATACTGCCAAATTATCGACAAATGACGACAATCAATCAGTAATTCTCCCCAAAGAATATATATTTTCAGGGAATGAAGTGTATATCAAAAAAATAGGTAATGCTGTTGTATTAATTTCTAAAGAAAATCCTTGGGAAACTTTAATTGATAGCTTAAATCAGTTTTCTGATGACTTTATGGAAACTAGGGAACAGACACACGCAACAGAAAGAGAGGATTAA
- a CDS encoding AbrB/MazE/SpoVT family DNA-binding domain-containing protein, protein MTAVVAKWGNSLAVRIPRSIAEQAHVTEGTDINFSVEGNSIVITPKRRKKYTLDELLEGMTPDNFHPEFETGDAMGNEAW, encoded by the coding sequence ATGACAGCAGTTGTAGCTAAATGGGGAAACAGTTTAGCTGTTAGGATTCCTAGATCGATAGCTGAACAAGCTCACGTAACTGAAGGAACAGATATCAATTTTAGTGTTGAAGGCAATAGCATAGTAATTACACCAAAGAGACGAAAAAAATATACGCTTGATGAGTTACTTGAAGGGATGACCCCTGATAATTTTCATCCAGAATTTGAAACAGGTGACGCTATGGGGAATGAAGCTTGGTAG
- a CDS encoding type II toxin-antitoxin system PemK/MazF family toxin, translating to MKPPYFPNRGDIVKLEFGSAQQFTAESIQRVFTLRNSGMSFDDIAITLNNKLQQQGREQTGYRPVLVISPIKYNQMASLVLACPITTNPKGLKFEVPLIEGMKTKGVVLADQIKTLDWKARKVKFVESVTEDLIEEVQAKLETLIL from the coding sequence GTGAAGCCGCCTTACTTTCCCAATAGAGGAGACATTGTTAAATTAGAGTTTGGCTCTGCACAACAGTTCACTGCTGAATCAATTCAACGTGTATTTACCCTTCGTAATTCTGGAATGTCATTTGATGATATTGCCATAACACTAAATAACAAGCTACAACAACAAGGGCGTGAGCAAACTGGCTATCGCCCTGTTCTTGTTATATCTCCAATTAAGTATAATCAAATGGCTTCTTTAGTTTTAGCTTGTCCTATAACCACTAACCCAAAGGGGCTTAAGTTTGAAGTTCCCCTTATTGAAGGAATGAAAACAAAAGGGGTTGTGTTAGCAGATCAAATTAAAACACTAGATTGGAAAGCTAGAAAAGTAAAATTTGTTGAAAGTGTAACAGAAGATTTAATAGAAGAAGTACAAGCAAAACTCGAAACATTAATTTTATAG
- a CDS encoding DUF1778 domain-containing protein: protein MSHFSEPRTERIDIRTSSSVKKLLQQAAAVSHKNVSEFLLEHGLQAAQDTLTNRKLFALNDEQWQAFQDALDAPCVEKPRLRRLLTEPSVFE from the coding sequence ATGAGCCACTTCAGTGAACCTAGAACTGAACGGATTGATATCCGTACTAGCTCTAGTGTTAAAAAGCTTTTACAGCAAGCAGCAGCAGTAAGTCATAAAAATGTTAGTGAATTTTTACTTGAACATGGTTTGCAAGCTGCACAAGACACTTTAACGAATCGAAAGCTTTTTGCGTTGAACGATGAGCAATGGCAAGCCTTTCAAGATGCTCTTGATGCTCCATGTGTTGAAAAACCACGTTTACGTCGTTTGTTAACTGAGCCTAGCGTATTTGAATAG
- a CDS encoding GNAT family N-acetyltransferase produces MVSNNLYIAKLTKSHNLKNFDCGNFDLNNYLSKYALKNQQSDSSTTYIACSDDNVIGYYTLTVASVIQENAPPRISKGLPKYPIPVALLARLAVSKEFQKKGIGRGLLKNCLIRVNEAADLIGIRALLVHAKDEKVRDWYQQFDFEPSPTDPLHLFLMLKDIRTILES; encoded by the coding sequence GTGGTGTCTAACAATTTATATATCGCTAAATTAACAAAATCCCATAATCTAAAAAACTTTGATTGTGGGAATTTTGATTTAAATAATTATTTGAGCAAATATGCTTTAAAAAATCAGCAATCTGATAGTTCGACAACCTATATTGCTTGCTCAGACGATAATGTAATTGGTTACTATACTCTGACTGTAGCATCAGTTATTCAAGAAAATGCTCCACCTCGTATATCTAAAGGTTTACCAAAATATCCTATACCTGTTGCTTTATTAGCTCGGTTAGCAGTAAGTAAAGAATTTCAAAAAAAAGGTATAGGGAGAGGATTACTAAAAAACTGCTTGATTCGCGTCAATGAAGCAGCTGATCTGATTGGTATTCGTGCATTATTGGTTCATGCGAAAGATGAGAAAGTGCGTGACTGGTATCAACAATTTGATTTTGAACCTAGTCCAACAGATCCATTGCATTTATTTCTGATGTTGAAGGATATCCGCACTATTTTAGAGAGCTAA
- a CDS encoding DUF1565 domain-containing protein: MDNIIDILNICESEPYYYFLRSGVKLISPIWSKHRQLNFWQIRLVSLELARYAVFGLSLLSTVGVTSITILSTSANIAVAQMPLSETTMSQVNVLFVNPSVGDDSTGNGSEQTPLKTITQALRIATPNTVIRLAPGIYSQETGEVFPLMLKPGVSLQGDTSNKGQGITIQGGGQFLSRSFGGQNVTIVGANQTSLSGVTITNTNPRGYGLWIEASNPVITENTFTGNTQDGVSVTGNSTTTITKNYFYRNGANGITIGGTSQAQIRENIFAETGFGINVTQNSAPAVLANQIQNNRSGIIVQGNARPILRNNLIQGSKEDGLVAIAQAVPDLGNATTPGGNEFRNNTRYDINATTAKQIIPAIGNTLSSQRIAGKLALTSQDLPIVNNSQPAATPNTVLQTIPTNGEITFAAPNIPDNTNQTRQRLTPNQSNSQLPPLGAAQIPLAIPRYNQQPPAPIPSQTTNEDIPNNLPSATTRKTRTLPSIPSQVTQLNHVRIDPNTIEFVAPQAQQPEQTVTTQELSWPTNISPSPSRVTPIGDTAILPVPTNNIPLGNTRNMRKVTVPQSQLTGYGGNDLLSARAGVRYRVVVEAASEKEQELVKSLAPGAFSTIWQGRRVMQAGVFSNRYNADEMLKILNSSGLRSIVEPLN; this comes from the coding sequence ATGGATAACATTATCGACATACTGAATATTTGCGAGTCCGAACCTTATTATTACTTTTTAAGGAGTGGTGTGAAGTTGATTTCCCCCATTTGGTCTAAACATCGTCAATTAAACTTCTGGCAAATCAGGCTAGTTTCTCTAGAATTAGCAAGATATGCAGTTTTTGGACTATCCCTATTATCTACTGTCGGTGTCACGAGCATAACAATATTAAGTACAAGTGCGAATATTGCCGTGGCTCAGATGCCCCTGAGTGAAACAACAATGTCTCAGGTTAATGTACTGTTTGTCAACCCAAGTGTCGGAGATGACAGTACTGGCAATGGTAGCGAGCAAACACCCTTAAAGACAATTACTCAAGCGCTGAGAATAGCTACCCCTAACACAGTGATTAGGCTGGCTCCTGGTATTTACAGTCAAGAAACAGGAGAAGTGTTTCCTTTGATGCTCAAACCGGGTGTTTCTCTGCAAGGAGATACCAGCAACAAAGGACAAGGGATTACCATTCAAGGTGGGGGACAATTCCTCAGCCGCAGTTTTGGTGGACAGAACGTAACTATTGTGGGTGCTAATCAAACTAGTTTGAGTGGAGTAACAATAACTAACACCAATCCCCGTGGTTATGGTTTGTGGATTGAAGCAAGTAATCCAGTGATTACAGAAAATACATTTACAGGTAATACCCAAGATGGTGTTTCTGTTACTGGTAATAGCACTACGACAATTACTAAGAATTATTTTTATCGCAACGGAGCCAATGGTATAACTATTGGCGGTACTTCCCAGGCACAAATACGGGAAAACATTTTTGCGGAAACAGGTTTTGGAATTAACGTTACCCAAAACTCTGCGCCAGCAGTTTTAGCTAATCAAATTCAAAATAATCGCTCAGGGATTATCGTCCAAGGTAATGCTCGGCCAATTTTACGGAATAATTTAATTCAAGGTAGTAAAGAAGATGGTTTAGTAGCGATCGCTCAAGCTGTACCAGATTTGGGTAATGCTACCACACCAGGAGGCAACGAATTTCGTAACAATACCCGTTATGACATTAATGCTACCACTGCCAAACAAATAATTCCGGCGATCGGGAACACTCTATCTAGTCAGCGTATCGCTGGTAAGTTAGCTCTCACCTCTCAAGATTTACCCATAGTCAATAATTCTCAACCTGCGGCTACACCTAATACTGTACTTCAGACCATCCCCACCAACGGAGAAATTACATTTGCTGCTCCTAACATCCCTGATAATACCAATCAGACTCGTCAGCGTCTCACACCCAATCAAAGCAACAGTCAATTACCACCACTAGGAGCAGCACAAATCCCTCTAGCCATACCCAGATACAATCAACAACCACCAGCACCCATCCCCAGCCAAACCACAAACGAAGATATCCCCAATAATCTACCCTCAGCCACCACCAGAAAAACTAGGACATTACCATCCATACCATCTCAAGTAACACAACTAAATCATGTGCGAATAGATCCCAACACAATTGAATTTGTCGCACCCCAAGCACAACAGCCAGAACAAACCGTGACTACACAAGAATTGTCCTGGCCGACAAACATATCTCCATCGCCATCTAGAGTTACACCCATAGGAGATACAGCCATTCTACCTGTGCCTACCAATAACATTCCTCTGGGAAACACTCGGAATATGCGAAAAGTGACAGTACCCCAATCTCAGCTAACAGGCTATGGTGGCAATGATTTATTATCTGCGAGAGCAGGTGTACGTTACCGCGTGGTAGTAGAAGCAGCAAGCGAAAAAGAGCAAGAATTAGTCAAATCCCTTGCTCCTGGGGCATTTTCTACTATTTGGCAAGGACGTAGAGTCATGCAAGCCGGAGTATTTAGCAACCGCTATAACGCCGACGAAATGCTGAAGATCCTCAATAGCAGTGGCTTAAGGAGCATAGTTGAACCATTGAATTGA